The Babylonia areolata isolate BAREFJ2019XMU chromosome 22, ASM4173473v1, whole genome shotgun sequence genome contains a region encoding:
- the LOC143297365 gene encoding G-protein coupled receptor 157-like has product MTSVDVMYVAVTTVSSSLSVVGCCVIIGAHAAFRKLRTTGRAMLVQLSVADMLTAVGNLLGVLWYLFRDSRVLNRSMAYCVTQSAWTIFSSIASFMWTMAIAVAMCVAIVSHRPTTADRYWTLFLIVCWGLPAVVTTTALSCRVLGYDPHLHQASWCWIDSGAEHPLFWTFFTGKAWELMASLLTLTLFSAIRVSLFRHKTQNQALSSKHGKCHRDVIHDANVKLAFVPFVFIISRIWGTIRFLLGFFDFEYASSPSASWIAPLQGFGDSIQGFANFVMYCFFTRSIRKRLFRCCRGNQVHSSAIVEPNHSVPPLAIFAIHARVSPAHYATNGSGAKVKQTADSHVSCGDEIVEPSGSLHQSGNISTLPT; this is encoded by the exons ATGACGTCAGTTGATGTTATGTACGTCGCTGTGACGACTGTGTCGTCATCACTGTCTGTGGTTGGCTGCTGTGTCATCATCGGGGCGCACGCTGCTTTCCGGAAACTTCGGACAACAGGAAGGGCAATGCTGGTTCAACTCAGTGTGGCCGACATGCTCACGGCCGTGGGCAATCTGCTTGGCGTCCTGTGGTATCTCTTCAG GGATTCCAGAGTGTTGAACCGGAGCATGGCTTACTGCGTGACCCAGAGCGCCTGGACCATCTTCTCCAGCATCGCCTCCTTCATGTGGACCATGGCCATAGCTGTGGCCATGTGTGTGGCCATCGTCAGCCACAGACCCACCACTGCTGACCGATACTGGACCTTGTTCCTCATCGTCTGTTGGGGGCTGCCTG CTGTGGTGACGACCACAGCACTGAGCTGTCGGGTGCTGGGCTATGACCCCCACCTGCACCAGGCCAGCTGGTGCTGGATCGACTCAGGGGCAGAACACCCGCTCTTCTGGACCTTCTTCACTGGCAAGGCCTGGGAGCTGATGGCCTCCcttctcaccctcaccctcttctCCGCCATCAGGGTCAGCCTTTTTCGCCACAAG ACTCAGAACCAAGCACTGTCGTCCAAGCATGGCAAGTGTCACCGTGACGTCATCCACGATGCCAACGTCAAACTGGCGTTTGTGCCCTTTGTGTTCATCATCTCACGTATCTGGGGCACCATTCGCTTTCTCCTCGGCTTTTTTGACTTCGAGTACGCCAGCTCTCCTTCGGCCTCTTGGATTGCACCACTGCAG GGTTTTGGTGACAGCATCCAAGGCTTTGCCAACTTTGTTATGTACTGCTTTTTCACACGGAGTATCCGAAAACGCCTGTTTCGGTGTTGCCGTGGAAACCAAGTGCACTCCAGTGCCATAGTGGAGCCTAATCACTCCGTGCCTCCACTCGCCATCTTTGCCATCCATGCAAGGGTCTCCCCTGCACATTATGCCACCAATGGATCTGGAGCCAAGGTAAAACAGACTGCCGATTCACATGTGTCGTGTGGTGACGAGATTGTGGAGCCAAGTGGCTCACTGCATCAGTCTGGGAATATAAGCACACTGCCTACATAA